The following are encoded in a window of Aerococcus sanguinicola genomic DNA:
- a CDS encoding two-component system regulatory protein YycI translates to MDFRRIQYILIVTFLILDLFLLNIFVGKNSVYFLNDYNRSTAPSVQKEMNLEELTETSVSDETGELPFVAGQLDLEAWQEEAEKLTDQEVTVDSKGRLFSKLDRPIPVASLQKGTAEDAWSVSDFKEVNDFKDSSQLLNGKDYQFAYYNPRKSTITYYQEAYDGHGIIDGTGDLIFHLNDKQEVDAYEQSYAGETQVQGEDRPLISEKQAIENLYLNDEIPNKATVVKVKIGYRTSLALDQLHMYKPIWTIYIRHSDDEIETEYVDGINGTIIQPQTTNTGT, encoded by the coding sequence ATGGATTTTAGACGTATACAGTACATACTCATTGTGACTTTCTTAATTTTAGATCTTTTCTTATTGAATATCTTTGTGGGAAAGAATTCCGTTTACTTTCTCAATGACTATAACCGGTCCACAGCCCCTAGCGTGCAGAAGGAAATGAATCTGGAAGAGCTAACAGAAACCTCGGTGTCAGATGAGACGGGGGAATTGCCTTTCGTTGCTGGTCAATTAGACTTAGAAGCCTGGCAGGAAGAGGCTGAGAAGTTAACGGACCAGGAAGTGACGGTGGACTCCAAGGGCCGGCTCTTTAGTAAATTAGACCGGCCTATTCCGGTCGCTAGTCTCCAAAAAGGAACGGCAGAAGATGCCTGGTCTGTCAGTGATTTTAAAGAAGTCAATGACTTTAAAGACAGCTCGCAGCTTTTAAATGGTAAGGATTACCAGTTCGCCTATTATAATCCCCGCAAGTCGACCATTACCTACTACCAAGAAGCCTATGACGGCCACGGTATTATTGATGGGACTGGGGACTTAATCTTCCACCTTAATGACAAGCAGGAAGTCGACGCCTATGAGCAGAGCTATGCTGGGGAGACCCAAGTCCAGGGCGAAGACCGCCCCTTAATTTCTGAGAAGCAAGCGATTGAGAACCTCTACCTCAATGATGAGATTCCCAATAAGGCAACGGTAGTTAAGGTTAAGATTGGCTACCGGACCAGCTTAGCCTTAGACCAGCTTCATATGTACAAACCCATTTGGACCATCTATATCAGACACAGTGATGATGAAATTGAAACAGAATATGTGGATGGTATCAATGGGACAATTATTCAACCGCAGACCACCAATACCGGGACCTAG